Proteins found in one Sardina pilchardus chromosome 3, fSarPil1.1, whole genome shotgun sequence genomic segment:
- the LOC134077038 gene encoding cerebellar degeneration-related protein 2-like — translation MLGAGRMEEFVTEEEEPWYDQQDLEQDLHLAAELGKTLLERNKELEDSLQQLYITNEEQVQEIEYLSKQLEMLRDMNEQHAKVYEQLDGTARDLEKTNLNLVLESKASQQKIERLTGTIELLQGQVESLTAQVDELRSLEQLRVRREKRERRKTIHSFPCLRELCTAPRYEDGFVVGSVESLAQSETASRRPAEAVENERLRDAASSLRSAIRSERARREGAERECEAALQEFGRLEERLAAAEGCSMRVRELETELRELQTLRRTRFLLLGGDDDGGHGLAQTLLSHAPETDTPQDRSGDAGSSGYLDGDGSYDEQDGVFEGRAELPNSSPVRKSCSDTALDAMVSRDASGRRRGSYALHANSVRRRGMSILREVDEQYHALLEKYEELLGKCRRHEESLRHTAVQTSRPVSRDPSVKDGYVGPHAHAHLPPSTSTSSTSTTTTTATAAPPEGVSKATDAPGGHPRGQSTPEYKALFKEIFSRIQKTKTDIKSTKKSGKSGKAGKSSKSNK, via the exons ATGCTAGGAGCCGGCAGGATGGAAGAATTCGTAACCGAGGAAGAGGAGCCATGGTACGACCAGCAGGATCTGGAACAGG acctGCACCTGGCAGCGGAGCTGGGCAAGACCCTGCTGGAGAGGAACAAGGAGCTGGAGGATTCCCTTCAGCAGCTCTACATCACCAacgaggagcaggtgcaggagatcgag tacctgTCCAAGCAGCTGGAGATGCTGCGGGACATGAATGAGCAGCATGCTAAGGTGTACGAGCAGCTGGACGGCACAGCCAGGGACCTGGAGAAGACCAACCTCAACCTGGTGCTGGAGAGCAAGGCCTCACAGCAGAAGATCGAGAG GTTGACTGGTACCATCGAGCTGCTGCAGGGCCAGGTGGAGAGCCTGACGGCGCAGGTGGATGAGCTACGCTCCCTGGAGCAGCTGAGGGTCCGTCGGGAGAAACGGGAACGCCGGAAGACCATCCACTCATTCCCCTGCCTCCGGGAACTCTGCACTGCTCCCAG GTACGAGGACGGCTTCGTGGTGGGCAGCGTGGAGAGCCTGGCGCAGAGTGAGACGGCGTCGCGGCGGCCGGCGGAGGCGGTGGAGAACGAGCGTCTGCGCGACGCGGCCTCGTCCCTGCGCTCGGCCATCCGCTCGGAGCGGGCGCGGCGCGAGGGCGCGGAGCGGGAGTGCGAGGCGGCGCTGCAGGAGTTCGGCCGGCTGGAGGAGCGTCTGGCGGCGGCCGAGGGCTGCAGCATGCGCGTGCGCGAGCTGGAGACGGAGCTGCGCGAGCTGCAGACGCTCCGCCGCACGCGCTTCCTGCTGCTGGGCGGCGACGACGACGGCGGCCACGGCCTCGCCCAGACGCTGCTCAGCCACGCCCCCGAGACCGACACGCCCCAGGACCGCAGCGGCGACGCCGGCAGCAGCGGCTACCTCGACGGCGACGGCTCCTACGACGAGCAGGACGGCGTGTTCGAGGGCCGCGCGGAACTCCCCAACTCCAGCCCCGTGCGCAAGAGCTGCAGCGACACGGCCCTGGACGCCATGGTGTCGCGCGACGCCTCGGGCCGGCGGCGGGGCAGCTACGCGCTGCACGCCAACAGCGTCCGGCGCCGCGGCATGTCCATCCTGCGCGAGGTGGACGAGCAGTACCACGCGCTGCTGGAGAAGTACGAGGAGCTGCTGGGCAAGTGCCGGCGCCACGAGGAGAGCCTGCGCCACACCGCCGTGCAGACCTCGCGCCCCGTCTCACGGGACCCCTCCGTCAAGGACGGCTACGTCGGCCCGCACGCCCACGCgcacctccccccctccacctccacctcctccacctccaccaccaccaccaccgccaccgccgcgccTCCAGAGGGGGTATCTAAGGCCACAGATGCCCCGGGGGGTCACCCGCGGGGGCAGAGCACGCCGGAGTACAAGGCGCTCTTCAAGGAGATCTTCTCCCGCATACAGAAGACCAAGACCGACATCAAGTCCACCAAGAAGTCCGGCAAGTCGGGCAAAGCGGGCAAGTCCAGCAAGTCCAACAAATGA
- the cops3 gene encoding COP9 signalosome complex subunit 3, whose product MASALEQFVNNVRQLSAQGQMTQLCELINKSGELLAKNLSHLDTVLGALDVQEHSLGVLAVLFVKFSMPNIPDFETLFSQVQLFISTCNGEHIRYATDTFAGLCHQLTNALVERKQPLRGVSVLKQAIDKMQMNANQLTSVHADMCQLCLLAKCFKPAVPYLELDMMDICKENGAYDAKHFLCYYYYGGMIYTGLKNFERALYFYEQAITTPAMAVSHIMLEAYKKYILVSLILHGKMQQLPKYTSQIVGRFIKPLSNAYHELAQVYTTNNPAELRGLLTKHGEVFARDNNTGLVKQCLSSLYKKNIQRLTKTFLTLSLQDMASRVQLSGPQEAEKYVLHMIEDGEIYASINQKDGMVCFHDNPEKYNNPAMLHKIDQEMLKCIELDERLKSMDQEITVNPQFVQKSMGTQEDDVGSKTSSYS is encoded by the exons ATGGCCTCAGCACTAGAGCAGTTTGTGAATAATGTGCGGCAGCTCTCGGCGCAAG gtCAGATGACACAGCTGTGTGAACTGATCAATAAGAGCGGAGAGCTTCTGGCAAAGAACCTGTCCCACCTGGACACTGTTCTGGGGGCCCTGGACGTACAAGAGCACTCTCTTGGGGTGCTGGCTGTGCT GTTTGTGAAGTTCTCCATGCCAAACATCCCCGACTTTGAGACCCTGTTCTCTCAAGTCCAGTTGTTCATTAGCACTTGCAACGGAGAGCACATCAGATATGCAACTGACACGT TTGCTGGCCTCTGCCATCAGTTAACAAATGCCCTGGTGGAACGGAAGCAG CCTCTACGTGGCGTCAGCGTCCTGAAGCAGGCCATAGACAAGATGCAGATGAACGCCAACCAGCTTACCTCAGTGCATGCAGACATGTGCCAG CTCTGCCTGTTAGCGAAGTGTTTCAAGCCGGCCGTCCCCTACCTGGAGCTGGACATGATGGACATCTGCAAGGAGAACGGAGCCTACGACGCCAAACACTTCCTGTGCTACTACTACTATGGAGGCATGATCTACACCGGCCTCAAGAACTTTGAACGAGCACTGTATTTTTATGAACag GCAATAACCACTCCAGCGATGGCCGTCAGCCACATCATGCTGGAAGCGTATAAGAAGTACATCCTGGTGTCCCTCATCCTCCACGGCAAGATGCAGCAGCTGCCCAAGTACACGTCCCAGATCGTGGGCAGGTTCATCAAG ccccTGAGTAACGCGTATCACGAGTTGGCCCAGGTGTACACCACCAACAACCCAGCGGAGCTGCGCGGCCTGCTGACCAAGCACGGCGAGGTGTTCGCCCGCGACAACAACACGGGGCTGGTCAAGCAGTGCCTGTCCTCCCTCTACAAGAAGAACATCCAGCGGTTAACcaag acGTTCCTGACGCTGTCCCTACAAGACATGGCAAGTCGGGTGCAGTTGTCTGGACCTCAGGAAGCAGAGAAGTACGTCCTACACATG ATTGAAGATGGTGAAATCTACGCTAGTATTAACCAGAAAGACGGCATGGTCTGTTTCCACGACAACCCTGAAAAGTACAACAACCCTGCAATGCTCCACAAAATCGATCAGGAG ATGCTGAAATGCATTGAGTTGGATGAGAGGCTGAAGTCTATGGATCAGGAGATTACAGTCAACCCTCAGTTTGTGCAGAAG agtaTGGGAACGCAGGAAGACGACGTTGGCAGCAAGACCTCCAGCTACTCCTGA
- the LOC134077040 gene encoding 5'(3')-deoxyribonucleotidase, mitochondrial-like, which produces MSLLPRILRLVRRETSSIYCHRRCLSSMSSSKKLRILVDMDGVIADFEGGFLKKYRARYPNEPFITLEDRRGFWVSTQYGQLRSDLCEKAISIWESKDFFTELEPLPGGVEAVKEMAKMENTDVFICTSPIKFYNHCPYEKYAWVEKHLGPDFLEQIILTRDKTVVTGDILIDDKPDILGVEPNPTWEHVLFTACHNKHMPPCPSRRRLLSWADDWRGILESKRH; this is translated from the exons ATGTCATTATTGCCAAGGATATTACGCTTGGTAAGACGGGAGACTTCCTCTATCTACTGTCATCGGAGGTGTTTATCAAGCATGTCCTCCTCAAAGAAATTGCGGATTCTGGTGGACATGGATGGGGTCATAGCAGATTTCGAAGGTGGATTTCTGAAGAAGTACCGCGCGAGATATCCGAACGAACCATTCATCACATTAGAGGACCGGAGAGGATTTTGGGTGTCAACTCAATACGGCCAGCTAAGAAGTGACCTCTGC GAGAAAGCCATCAGCATCTGGGAATCCAAGGACTTCTTCACCGAGCTGGAACCCCTACCGGGAGGCGTGGAGGCCGTCAAAGAGATGGCCAAGATGGAGAA CACAGATGTCTTTATTTGCACCAGTCCAATCAAATTCTACAATCACTGTCCTTATGAGAAG TATGCATGGGTGGAGAAGCACCTGGGCCCTGACTTCCTAGAGCAGATCATCCTGACGCGAGACAAAACCGTGGTAACAGGCGACATCCTCATCGACGACAAGCCGGATATACTGG GGGTGGAGCCTAACCCTACCTGGGAGCACGTGCTGTTCACGGCGTGCCACAACAAGCACATGCCCCCCTGCCCGTCACGCCGACGCCTCCTGTCCTGGGCAGACGATTGGAGGGGCATCCTGGAGAGCAAGCGACActga